The following are encoded together in the Wolbachia endosymbiont (group E) of Neria commutata genome:
- the hemH gene encoding ferrochelatase — MKTAVILFNLGGPDSLSAVRPFLFNLFYDKRIINLSNPFRFLLAKFISARRESTAQKIYEEIGGKSPILENTEMQAEALEKMLNDLLLSHQSSSTLGSRKKNWIPVSSTGMTPDLAKVFICMRYWHPFADEVVQSVKQFGPDEVILLPLYPQYSTTTTLSSTEDWQKNAKKHGLKCNTKIIDHYHNNEDFIAAHTELIAKYYQLASKIGKPRVLFSAHSLPLSVIKKGDPYAAQVEETARLIVQKLAINNLDWLVCYQSKIGPVKWLEPSTENELSRAKADNVPVVITPIAFVSEHSETLVELDIEYKEIIKDGYYFRVPTLSISPLFIKCLADLCIEKSSCITN; from the coding sequence GTGAAAACGGCAGTAATTTTATTTAATCTTGGCGGGCCAGATTCGCTCAGTGCAGTTCGTCCGTTTTTGTTTAACCTTTTCTATGATAAAAGAATAATCAACCTATCAAATCCTTTTCGCTTTTTATTGGCTAAGTTCATCTCTGCTAGGCGAGAAAGTACTGCACAAAAGATATACGAAGAAATAGGGGGTAAATCACCAATTTTGGAAAATACAGAGATGCAGGCAGAAGCGCTAGAAAAAATGCTTAATGATCTTCTTCTTTCTCATCAAAGTAGCTCAACACTGGGATCTAGAAAAAAAAACTGGATTCCAGTATCAAGTACTGGAATGACACCAGACCTAGCTAAAGTATTTATTTGTATGCGTTACTGGCATCCCTTTGCTGATGAAGTTGTACAAAGTGTAAAACAATTTGGTCCTGATGAAGTAATTTTATTACCGCTATATCCTCAATATTCAACTACTACAACTTTATCATCTACCGAAGATTGGCAAAAAAATGCTAAAAAACACGGGTTAAAGTGTAATACAAAAATAATTGATCATTATCATAATAATGAAGATTTCATTGCAGCTCACACTGAACTGATAGCTAAATATTATCAACTAGCCAGCAAAATTGGTAAGCCAAGAGTCTTATTTTCAGCTCATAGTTTGCCTTTAAGTGTAATTAAAAAAGGCGACCCTTATGCTGCGCAGGTTGAGGAAACCGCAAGGTTGATAGTACAAAAGTTAGCTATAAATAATTTAGACTGGTTAGTATGCTATCAAAGCAAAATCGGCCCTGTAAAATGGCTTGAACCAAGTACCGAAAATGAGCTATCACGTGCAAAAGCTGATAATGTACCAGTAGTTATAACACCTATAGCTTTTGTTTCTGAGCATTCTGAAACACTTGTTGAACTTGATATAGAATATAAAGAAATCATCAAAGATGGATATTACTTCCGTGTTCCCACTCTTAGCATTAGCCCATTGTTTATAAAATGTTTGGCTGATTTGTGCATAGAAAAGTCCTCTTGTATAACAAATTGA